In Eupeodes corollae chromosome 3, idEupCoro1.1, whole genome shotgun sequence, a single genomic region encodes these proteins:
- the LOC129952720 gene encoding histone H2A, with protein MSGRGKGGKVKGKAKSRSNRAGLQFPVGRIHRLLRKGNYAERVGAGAPVYLAAVMEYLAAEVLELAGNAARDNKKTRIIPRHLQLAIRNDEELNKLLSGVTIAQGGVLPNIQAVLLPKKTEKSA; from the coding sequence atgtctggtcgtggtaaaggtggaaaagtgaagggaaaggcaaagtcccgctctaatcgtgctggattacaattccctgttggtcgtattcatcgtctgctgcgaaagggaaactatgctgagcgcgtcggagccggtgcccctgtgtatttggcagctgtgatggaatatttggcggcagaagtcttggaattggcgggaaatgctgctcgtgacaacaaaaaaactagaattattccccgccatttgcaattggctattcggaacgacgaggaattgaataaattactttctggagtcacaatcgcacaaggaggtgttcttccaaatattcaagctgttttgttgccaaagaagacagagaaaagtgcttaa